The proteins below are encoded in one region of Scophthalmus maximus strain ysfricsl-2021 chromosome 4, ASM2237912v1, whole genome shotgun sequence:
- the stard5 gene encoding stAR-related lipid transfer protein 5 — MDYEDKARTVADCLMSYKKDESGWKVCKKSNDVLVSWRPSSEFPGNVYKGEGIVSGCQEKVWECLKPVPNGLRVKWDNNVKRFELLEQITEDTSICRTVTPSAAMGIIAPRDFVDVILIKKYEDGIISSTATNVTHPSCPPQSGYVRGFNHRCGCICVPISGEPNKTQVFSFFQTDLGGLLPRSVVDSFFPSSMTEFYNNLAKAVKSLKDL, encoded by the exons ATGGATTACGAGGACAAAGCGAGGACGGTGGCCGACTGCTTGATGAGCTACAAGAAGGACGAGTCCGGCTGGAAAGTCTGCAAGAAATCG AATGACGTGTTGGTGTCGTGGCGCCCCTCATCAGAGTTCCCCGGGAATGT TTATAAGGGGGAGGGGATTGTCAGCGGCTGCCAGGAGAAAGTGTGGGAATGTCTGAAACCGGTACCCAACGGGCTCAGAGTCAAATGGGACAACAACGTCAAAAGGTTTGAGCTTCTGGAGCAAATCACAGAG GACACCTCAATCTGCCGAACGGTCACGCCCTCAGCAGCTATGGGTATCATAGCTCCACGAGACTTTGTAGATGTTATTTTGATTAAGAAATATGAAGACGGCATCATTTCATCAACTG CCACCAATGTGACTCACCCGAGCTGTCCACCCCAGTCTGGCTATGTAAGAGGATTCAACCATCGGTGTGGTTGCATCTGTGTCCCCATTTCAGG AGAGCCCAACAAAACCCAGGTGTTCAGTTTCTTCCAGACCGACCTTGGTggcctcctccctcgctccgtGGTGGACTCCTTCTTCCCATCCAGCATGACTGAGTTCTATAACAACCTGGCCAAGGCTGTGAAATCCCTCAAGGACCTTTGA